From Synechococcus sp. A10-1-5-1, a single genomic window includes:
- the hypF gene encoding carbamoyltransferase HypF, with product MSLSTDQALSLELQGLVQGIGFRPAVVLRARRLGLRGWVANSPKGVVLEAQGPRALLQQFLDQLLEHPPDLSKITAVQKRWQPIVELADEFQIVPSSRGGSVSALLSPDLAICLACQAELMDPASRRFRYPFISCTHCGPRYSVARALPFEREHTSFSAFPLCDACSREYANPVDRRFHAQTISCPNCGPQLFWNGARLGLDDALEAAVALLREGQVVALQGIGGFQLLADPRSREAIASLRLRKGRPEKPFALLSQPQWLDDLCHGVESELGLWHSHAAPIVLMRRRENAAVVDGVMGASPWLGLMRPAGALQHLLLDHFGAPLVATSANRSGEPIAANAEKEQGLLAQLADAVLSHELAILNRIDDSVIRLAANGPLVLRFGRGLAPRAITRSNAARQTLALGAESKGALALSQADQLILSPDLGETSSCTGADHLEATTRQWLQLHRLTPIQLRCDQHLGYRSSQWAQHWSHQDGLPLQTVQHHQAHLLAVMAEHGIREPALGVVWDGSGLGADGTLWGGEALLVSGHGYRRLGHLRPFGLVGLERAQREPRRAALGLLVEAYGVDWRERLSSLPHLPWSSAFESNEADLLEALLQGGTQSGAVVVRCSSVGRLFDAVAALLGGPQCCSYEAQAALALEALAMSAQEQQVDQVKTASARRYGLRLHHQQAETPWHWDWRPLLEAILSDLEAGLQRPWIALYFHQALADAIAEFARLEGARQLLLAGGCFQNRVLLEMTLEALQARGICGVWSQALPCNDAAIPLGQLIALP from the coding sequence ATGAGCTTGAGCACTGATCAGGCCCTGTCTTTGGAGCTGCAGGGGTTGGTGCAGGGCATTGGTTTTCGCCCCGCCGTTGTCCTCCGCGCCAGACGGTTGGGCTTGAGGGGGTGGGTGGCCAATAGTCCCAAGGGTGTTGTCCTCGAGGCCCAAGGTCCCAGGGCTCTGCTGCAGCAATTTTTGGATCAGTTGCTGGAGCATCCGCCGGATCTTTCCAAGATCACGGCCGTCCAGAAGCGTTGGCAACCCATCGTCGAGCTGGCCGACGAGTTCCAGATTGTTCCGTCCTCCCGCGGCGGATCCGTCTCTGCCTTGCTCAGTCCGGATCTAGCGATCTGCCTGGCCTGCCAGGCGGAGTTGATGGATCCAGCCAGCCGCCGTTTCCGTTACCCCTTCATCAGCTGTACCCACTGCGGCCCCCGTTACAGCGTGGCCCGGGCCTTGCCCTTCGAGCGAGAGCACACCAGTTTTTCGGCCTTCCCCCTCTGCGATGCCTGCTCCAGGGAGTACGCCAACCCCGTCGATCGGCGCTTCCACGCCCAGACAATCAGCTGCCCGAACTGCGGCCCGCAATTGTTTTGGAATGGAGCTCGCCTTGGGCTGGATGACGCCCTTGAAGCTGCTGTTGCCCTCCTGCGAGAGGGTCAAGTTGTGGCCCTTCAAGGCATCGGTGGTTTTCAGCTCCTGGCTGATCCCCGTTCCCGGGAGGCGATCGCCTCACTCCGGCTTCGAAAAGGGCGGCCTGAAAAACCGTTCGCCTTGCTCAGTCAGCCGCAGTGGCTCGATGACCTGTGCCATGGGGTGGAATCTGAGCTGGGTCTGTGGCACTCCCATGCCGCCCCGATCGTGTTGATGAGGCGGCGCGAGAACGCCGCCGTTGTTGATGGGGTCATGGGGGCTAGCCCTTGGCTTGGGCTCATGCGTCCTGCGGGAGCCCTGCAGCACTTGTTGCTGGATCACTTTGGCGCTCCCCTGGTCGCCACCAGTGCCAACCGATCCGGAGAACCCATTGCGGCCAACGCCGAGAAAGAGCAGGGACTGCTGGCACAGCTGGCCGACGCGGTCTTGAGTCACGAGCTCGCGATCCTGAATCGCATTGACGACAGTGTCATTCGCCTGGCGGCCAATGGACCGTTGGTGCTCCGTTTCGGACGAGGCTTGGCGCCACGGGCGATCACGCGGAGCAATGCAGCCCGCCAAACCCTGGCCCTGGGCGCCGAATCCAAGGGGGCACTGGCGCTCTCCCAAGCGGATCAACTGATCCTCAGTCCTGACCTGGGTGAGACCAGCAGTTGCACCGGTGCGGACCATTTGGAGGCGACCACCAGGCAATGGCTCCAACTCCATCGGCTAACGCCAATCCAACTGCGCTGTGACCAGCATCTTGGCTATCGCTCGAGCCAATGGGCTCAGCACTGGAGTCATCAAGATGGCTTGCCCTTGCAGACCGTGCAGCACCATCAGGCCCATCTCCTCGCGGTGATGGCTGAACACGGCATCAGGGAGCCAGCGCTTGGGGTGGTGTGGGATGGCAGTGGCCTGGGGGCTGATGGAACGCTCTGGGGCGGTGAGGCCCTGCTGGTGTCTGGGCATGGCTACCGCCGCTTGGGGCATCTGCGGCCCTTTGGCCTGGTCGGGCTCGAGCGTGCCCAGCGGGAACCCCGTCGAGCGGCCCTTGGGCTATTGGTTGAGGCCTATGGCGTCGACTGGCGCGAACGGCTCAGCAGCCTGCCGCATCTGCCCTGGTCGTCGGCCTTTGAGTCCAATGAAGCCGACCTGCTCGAGGCGTTGCTCCAGGGCGGCACCCAAAGCGGGGCGGTGGTTGTGCGGTGCTCGAGTGTGGGCAGGTTGTTTGATGCGGTTGCAGCTCTGCTTGGTGGCCCCCAGTGCTGCAGCTATGAAGCGCAAGCTGCCCTTGCCCTGGAGGCGTTGGCGATGAGCGCTCAGGAGCAACAGGTTGATCAGGTCAAAACAGCCTCAGCCCGTCGCTATGGGTTGCGACTCCACCATCAGCAAGCTGAAACGCCCTGGCACTGGGATTGGCGGCCATTGCTGGAGGCCATTCTGAGCGATTTGGAAGCAGGACTTCAGCGTCCCTGGATTGCCTTGTACTTTCACCAGGCCTTAGCGGATGCGATCGCTGAGTTCGCACGGCTGGAGGGTGCTCGGCAACTTCTGTTGGCGGGTGGTTGTTTCCAAAACCGAGTGCTGTTGGAGATGACCCTGGAGGCCCTTCAGGCGCGAGGCATTTGCGGGGTGTGGAGTCAGGCCTTGCCCTGCAATGACGCGGCGATCCCGCTGGGGCAACTCATCGCTCTGCCCTAG
- a CDS encoding HypC/HybG/HupF family hydrogenase formation chaperone: MCLAIAGALVSTNNHPDPLWRMGEVCFSGVMRQVSLACVPEAQVGDQLLVHVGLALKVMEPEP, encoded by the coding sequence ATGTGCCTCGCCATTGCTGGCGCGTTGGTCAGCACCAACAACCACCCAGACCCCCTTTGGCGCATGGGGGAGGTGTGCTTTTCGGGGGTGATGCGGCAGGTGAGCTTGGCCTGCGTCCCTGAGGCCCAGGTGGGTGATCAGTTGCTGGTGCACGTGGGACTGGCGTTGAAGGTGATGGAGCCAGAGCCATGA
- the hypB gene encoding hydrogenase nickel incorporation protein HypB translates to MCGTCGCEPDPAPRRLVLQQRLLSRNSLQAELNRAQFRANRVLAVNVLSAPGSGKTALLEQMARLWPMGPLAVIVGDLATERDAQRLQAAGARALQICTGDLCHLDAALVSAAWGELGSDDLRLLMIENVGNLVCPAAFDLGEQLRIAILSVTEGEDKPLKYPALFKGADAVVLNKIDLAKAADFDRQLAIANLAAVAPQARLFETSARLQQGLDGLISWLIDELEH, encoded by the coding sequence ATGTGCGGAACCTGTGGCTGCGAACCCGATCCGGCCCCCCGACGTCTGGTGCTCCAGCAACGACTGCTCAGTCGCAACAGCCTTCAGGCAGAGCTGAATCGCGCGCAGTTTCGTGCCAATCGCGTGCTGGCAGTCAATGTCCTGTCGGCACCGGGCTCGGGCAAGACGGCACTCCTTGAGCAGATGGCACGGTTGTGGCCGATGGGTCCACTGGCCGTGATCGTGGGGGACCTGGCGACCGAGCGCGATGCCCAGCGCCTTCAGGCCGCTGGTGCTCGTGCGCTTCAGATCTGCACGGGTGACCTCTGTCATCTCGATGCCGCCCTGGTCAGTGCGGCCTGGGGTGAGCTCGGGTCGGATGATCTACGGCTGTTGATGATCGAGAACGTGGGGAATCTGGTTTGCCCGGCGGCTTTCGATCTCGGCGAACAGCTCAGGATTGCGATCCTCTCCGTCACCGAAGGGGAGGACAAACCCCTGAAATACCCGGCCCTTTTTAAGGGGGCGGATGCCGTCGTGCTCAACAAGATCGACTTGGCTAAAGCGGCTGATTTCGATCGACAACTGGCCATCGCCAATCTGGCGGCGGTTGCGCCTCAAGCCCGCTTGTTTGAAACCTCCGCTCGCCTGCAGCAGGGGCTCGATGGCTTGATCAGCTGGTTGATCGATGAGCTTGAGCACTGA
- a CDS encoding hydrogenase maturation nickel metallochaperone HypA, whose product MHELALMEELYRLASEAAQREGASRMERVHLRIGDLSGVDPSALQQAFSVVVSQGSWGEPTLQLERVPTRCFCRSCQSPFAPRDLIYACPLCGLLCAEVLQGRELELVALEVT is encoded by the coding sequence ATGCATGAATTGGCGCTGATGGAGGAGCTCTATCGCTTGGCCTCTGAAGCCGCTCAGCGGGAGGGGGCCAGTCGCATGGAGCGGGTGCACCTGCGGATTGGAGATCTCTCCGGAGTCGATCCTTCTGCGCTTCAGCAGGCCTTTTCCGTGGTGGTCTCCCAAGGCTCCTGGGGTGAGCCAACGCTTCAGCTCGAGCGCGTCCCCACGCGTTGTTTCTGCAGGTCGTGCCAGTCCCCCTTCGCTCCCAGGGATTTGATCTATGCCTGCCCGCTTTGCGGGCTGTTGTGCGCTGAGGTGCTCCAGGGACGAGAGCTGGAGTTGGTGGCTTTGGAGGTGACCTGA